A part of Capsicum annuum cultivar UCD-10X-F1 chromosome 6, UCD10Xv1.1, whole genome shotgun sequence genomic DNA contains:
- the LOC107873409 gene encoding protein SAR DEFICIENT 4 translates to MTTPSPVFISTATLHTLLTHKSLINHLQFSLPSFTSTIESPLRHAHQTSPSTSLLLMPSWSCSPSLPYIGIKLVTYHPNNSTQNLPGVHASYVLFNSITGQTLATMDATELTVYRTACTSALASKFLSRQDSETLLMIGAGTLAPHLIKAHLTVRPSLKKVIVWNRTVDKAKKMIENLQSEGGFEGVCFESNDCLEEVVGLGDIVSCATNSETPLVKGEKLKEGAHLDLVGSFKHSMRECDDKALKRGKVFVDNEAALVEAGELVGAFERGVISRDEIAGDLLELIKGEKNGRTNAEEITVFKSVGSAVVDLLTAQLAYETYIKNHQILVN, encoded by the coding sequence ATGACAACACCATCACCAGTGTTCATCTCCACCGCCACTCTCCACACCCTTTTGACCCACAAATCCCTCATCAACCACCTTCAATTTTCCCTCCCATCTTTCACTTCTACCATTGAATCCCCACTTCGCCATGCCCATCAAACAAGCCCCTCAACTTCTCTCCTCCTCATGCCTTCTTGGTCTTGTTCCCCTTCCCTTCCTTATATCGGTATCAAGCTTGTCACTTACCACCCCAACAACTCCACTCAAAATTTACCTGGAGTTCATGCTAGTTATGTTCTTTTCAATTCCATTACTGGACAAACTTTAGCCACTATGGATGCCACTGAACTCACTGTTTATCGAACTGCTTGCACATCGGCTTTAGCTTCAAAATTCTTATCACGACAAGATTCCGAGACCCTTTTGATGATTGGTGCTGGTACTTTAGCGCCGCATTTGATCAAGGCGCATTTGACAGTTAGGCCAAGTCTGAAGAAAGTGATTGTGTGGAATAGAACTGTTGATAAGGCGAAAAAGATGATTGAAAATTTGCAAAGTGAAGGTGGTTTTGAAGGGGTGTGTTTTGAGAGTAATGATTGTCTTGAGGAAGTTGTGGGGTTGGGAGATATAGTGAGTTGTGCTACGAATTCGGAGACACCATTGGTGAAGGGGGAGAAACTTAAAGAAGGGGCGCATTTGGATTTGGTTGGATCGTTTAAGCATTCGATGAGGGAGTGCGATGACAAAGCGTTGAAGAGGGGGAAAGTGTTTGTTGATAATGAGGCTGCTTTGGTTGAGGCAGGGGAACTGGTGGGTGCATTTGAGAGAGGGGTTATCTCAAGGGATGAGATTGCTGGGGACTTGTTGGAATTGATAAAGGGAGAAAAGAATGGGAGAACAAATGCTGAGGAGATTACTGTGTTTAAATCAGTAGGTTCTGCTGTTGTTGATCTTCTCACAGCTCAATTGGCATATGAGACTTacataaaaaatcatcaaattttagttaattag
- the LOC107873408 gene encoding uncharacterized protein At3g49140, which produces MLTVKHTAAAVRFSAVNFDTTSRRLSHSPSFFIPPRDKFGRLVDNSAGRKTCKGINGIKATAKDNFSSGSEPVKHNAKQSSYHPSEDIGEPELMENEEAQLKPAECTRTIIEVNSKATLMFSSAISDVMHANVFWPDLPYTTDELGNVYFQVKNDEDVLKNPTTEENVVQVIIGLDTSEMQSEMESSGQSEIDFLDEFDDEDIDIDIDIDDDDDIDDDGDDDEADWVSVLDDEEDQSGHPDLEDWATLETMKSSHPIHFAKQISEVVTGDPIDFMDQPPAGLVIQGLLRPAFLEENTTIPKQISEHKLNDAGIHLMEEVAEHKQNGSVHVNGVKHKSGSSQDSPRWPEELEKDETLDNGTSFYKLEMIKIQLISSHGQQILVELEDFSQARPDAIAHSAANIISRLKAAGDKTTQALRSLCWRCKGIQVEEVALISVDSLGFDVRVCSGAQIQTLRFSFKKQATSEYSAERQLNDMLYPRVHSKLHQKKETHQAES; this is translated from the exons ATGCTAACAGTTAAACATACCGCTGCCGCCGTCCGATTCTCCGCCGTGAATTTCGATACCACTTCCCGCCGCTTATCTCATTCCCCCAGCTTCTTCATCCCTCCTCG AGATAAATTTGGAAGATTGGTGGATAATTCTGCTGGAAGAAAAACGTGCAAGGGAATAAATGGAATTAAAGCAACTGCAAAGGATAATTTTAGCTCGGGTTCTGAGCCAGTAAAACATAATGCGAAGCAGTCGAGCTATCATCCATCTGAGGACATTGGGGAGCCGGAACTAATGGAGAATGAGGAAGCTCAGCTCAAGCCAGCTGAATGTACAAGGACAATTATTGAG GTAAATAGCAAAGCAACACTCATGTTTTCAAGTGCAATCAGTGATGTAATGCATGCAAACGTTTTCTGGCCAGATTTGCCTTACACGACTGATGAACTTGGAA ATGTCTACTTCCAAGTAAAGAATGATGAAGATGTTCTGAAAAATCCGACAACTGAAGAAAACGTTGTG CAAGTAATTATTGGCCTAGATACATCAGAAATGCAGAGTGAGATGGAGTCATCAGGTCAATCCGAAATTGATTTTCTAGATGAATTTGATGATGaggatattgatattgatattgatattgatgatgatgacgacaTTGACGATGACGGCGACGATGATGAAGCG GATTGGGTTTCTGTtcttgatgatgaagaagatcagAGTGGGCATCCTGACTTGGAAGATTGGGCTACATTAGAGACGATGAAATCTTCTCATCCAATACACTTTGCCAAACAAATTAGTGAG GTTGTGACAGGTGATCCTATAGATTTTATGGATCAGCCTCCAGCAGGTCTTGTTATTCAGGGCCTTCTAAGACCAGCTTTCCTTGAAGAGAACACTACCATACCAAAGCAGAtatctgaacataaattaaatgaTGCTGGTATACACCTAATGGAAGAAGTTGCAGAACATAAGCAAAACGGTAGTGTTCATGTTAATGGCGTGAAACATAAAAGTGGATCTTCGCAAGATAGCCCACGTTGGCCAGAGGAATTGGAGAAGGATGAAACCCTTGATAATGGAACTTCATTTTACAAGCTAGAGATGATTAAAATTCAGTTAATTTCTTCACATGGGCAGCAA ATCTTAGTTGAGTTAGAAGATTTTAGTCAAGCTAGACCTGATGCAATAGCACATTCGGCTGCCAATATTATATCACGGCTTAAAGCTGCTGGAGACAAAACCACGCAGGCTCTCAGATCTCTCTGTTGGAGATGCAAGGGAATTCAAGTGGAG GAAGTGGCTCTGATAAGTGTAGACAGCCTTGGTTTTGACGTGAGAGTTTGCTCTGGAGCACAAATTCAGACACTGCGGTTTTCCTTTAAAAAGCAG GCCACCTCGGAGTACAGTGCCGAAAGACAATTAAACGATATGCTGTATCCAAGGGTCCACTCTAAGTTACatcaaaagaaagaaactcaCCAAGCTGaatcataa